From the Globicephala melas chromosome 8, mGloMel1.2, whole genome shotgun sequence genome, the window TCTGTGAAACGTGAGACTTTTAGTGTTcagtaaataaaaaatagcacAAAGGCAAACATATTCTACAGTAGTTGAAGATTCCTTTCCCTACCTTTTATAATTACTCTTCTGGGAAATATAGTGTCAAATTATATGAGTCTTGAATTATCCAGCGTCTTCGGTAGCATATCTTTTTCGTAAGGTGTGATCTCCTCTTAAATGAAATTATGTACGCCATGAAAATGTCTCAGTTTGGTAAATGCGTAATGCATATTAGGTAGTTTTTACAGTTATTCTTAATCCCAGCCCTAAGGGTTTTTAGGGACCAGGGGGATTCTGACACAGCATGTGGCTCAGGTCGGGAAGTCTTCTGGAATCCAGGTAGAACCTAAAGGTATTGAACTTTTGAAAACAGTGGCTGAATGAGTGTAAATTGTTAACTCTGGAATCAAAGTTTAAATCCCTGCAGTAGCTGTTTAAGAATCTGGAACAGATTATGTGTCCAAGAGGCTACACGGGACAAAGTTTCAACAGTGACACCATGTGGCAGCAAGGACTAACTGCAATGCAACCCTAATCCCACTCGAAGATTCTTTCTCTGAACACCCTCGACTAAATCCACCAGCAGAGCATTGTGTCACTGGGGATGGGAAGCAGATCACTGGAACTTTGCCTATCCCAGAGTGGGACTGCAGGGCAGGACGAGGAGGTGGGCGTCTtagatgtgtgtgtttatgagtGTATGGCCCTCTGTCTTCCTCAAAAGGGACCCCTGTGGGTGGAGGAGCTGGGGGTTAAGTATGCCAGCCACAGAGATAGCAGAAAAGGAAGGGTAAAATTACACGCAAGCAACATCACATTCCATGTAATAAGTTGTTTCTAATATTATAATGATACAGACAAAAAGGTCTTGATTCTTTAAGGAAAATCTCAGAGTAGCAAGCTGTTGGGGAAAGTTACTGACTTTCTCTACATATGCATAAGACCACTATGGTAGATTAGAAAAATGGCCACAGTTATTCATGCCTCCTTATATGCATGCCTTTTGCAAAATGACTCTGCAGGTCTTAAGAGTGGACACGTttctggaattccctggcggtccagtggttaggactctgtgctttcactgctgaaggcctgggttcaatccctggtcagggaactaaaatcctgcaagctgtgcggtacagccaaaaaaaaaaaaaaaatgtggacacATTTCCCTGACGCTTTGAATCTAAGCTGGCCTGATGATTTATTTTGGTCAATAGAATGAGGCAGAAGTGATGTTATATTACTTCCTAGCTTCAGACTCAAGAGGCCTTGTGTGCTTCTGCCCACTTTCTTAGACCCCTGCAACCTCCATTTGAATAAGACCAGACTAGCCTCCTGGAAAATGAGAGACCAAATGGAGCAGAGCCGGTGAGCTGATTCATTTCAGCCAAGGTCCCAGCCACATGGAAGAGCCTGTACAAACCCAAAGCCAAACCTCATCAGACCTTCCAGCTAACCCCCCAGCTGAGTCCAGCAGACACATAATCAAGGCCACCCTAAACCTGCCAGGAACTCACAGACTCAGTGActcatgagctaaataaatgtttatcgTTTTCAACAAACTAACCCCCTAAAAGGGACACGTGCCCTCTTACAAGAGAAGCCTCAgaacagaaaacatttaaattccCTTCACTCTCAGACTTTCTACTCTTTCCAGATGTAAAGGGATCTCCTCTTTGCCCCACCTGGATGTGGTGatgcattcattcaatcattcattaacttaatagattttattttttttaatgtaaggcACTTTGATAGGCGTGGTGGGGCACATGGTACAGGGCATAAAAAACACAGATCcgatttattattatcatttttaattttatttatttttggctgcattgggtcttcattgctgcatgcgggctttctctagttgtggcgagcgggggctactcttggttgcagtgctcgggcttctcattgctgttgcttctcttgttgcgcctagagcatgggctctaggcgcgggctcagtagttgcagcatgcaggctctagggtgcgtgggcttcagtagttgtggtgcacgggcttagttgctccatggcatgtgggatcttaccagaccagggagCAAACCCATGTCTTGTGCATGGGCAGGcgattcttgtttttctttttttttcaatttatttattttacttatttatttttggctgcattgggtcttcgttcctgcacgcgggctttctttagttacagcaagcaggggctactctttgttgcggtgcgtgggtttctcattgtggtggcttctcttgttggggagcacgggctctaggcacgtgggcttcagtagttgtggcatgcgggcttagtagttgtggctcatgggctctagagcgcaggcttggtagttgtggtgcatgggcttagttgctccgcggcatgtgggatcttccaggaccagggctcaaacccatgtgtcctgtgttggcaggtggattcttaaccactgcaccaccagggaagtcccaaatctgATTTACAGTCTAGTTTGAGTAGAAAGGAAATACACCTGGCCCAATAAGCCACCTCGTACATTCGAATTCAGACAATGTGGGATCAATTTATAGATGTGTGATATCTGGatagttacttaatctttctgagttTCCGCTTCCTTATCTCACAAACAGGAATAATACCTGGCTCTCAGCATGGTCAGGAGGGTTAAAAAATTTGTAAAGCTCTGTGCCCATGGGTCAGGATCACATTCTCCTTCAAATTTTGGGTTGGCCCTGAGCACCATCTTTATGACATCAGGATCTCCCCCAAGGAGGGGGGAATCTTCCTGAATCTGAGAGGTGACTGCTTTCAACAGTTCCTCACATAAGGCTCAGTGTAAGTCCAGCCCCCCAGACGGGAAGTTGGCATCTCTCCAGCAGCCTGAGAAATTGACTGAGAAGGGAAGGACATACAGAGATCACTCTGCAAATGAAGCCTGATGTGAGCGGTCTCTCCATGTCCACCAAACTACAAATCAAGTGTGGGTGATTCTTATTTGGCTCTCAGCCTTGGCTGGGAGACTGAGCTGCAGGGAAGGCCTCTGGCTGGGGACCTGCCATTCTAAGGTTTTGCCCACAGTCCACACGGGGAGCCGGGTCCTGAAGCACAGTCTGAAGATCAGGAAGCAAGCAATAGTAGATGAACGACAGGGCAGGGGATAAGCCATGAACACACACCAtgtcttctttcttcccctctcaGAAACCCCTGACCTCAACCAGAACATGCATAATCTAGAAAGAGCACACAGGAAGCTTGGGTCttgacttccctggctgtccagtggttaagtctctgcgcttccaacgcaggggcacgggttcgatccctggtcagggaactaagatcccacatgctgtgcggcgtggcaaaaaaaaaaaaaaaaaaaaggaagcttggGTCACCACCGATCCTGCACTTCAGCCCTGATCTTGGCACCCCTCCCAGGCCATAGAGAAGGAAACCAGCCCAAAGGGCAGAGAGCTGCAAGTGTGGCTGCAGTATCCAGCTAGGTCAGTTACTGCACTGCCCTCCCATGCCTGCTTCTCCTTATCACAGGGTATGTGAGAGGGGTACAGAGAAGCCAGATTCTATAGAAGTCCCTATGGTGAGAGCTGCAGTGATGTAAGCGTATATCCTAATGGCTCTGATGGCCTTAAGGAAAACACTCTCCCCACAGAAACATTTCAGGCAGGACTACTTTGACCTAAATTGAGACACtattagaaaattaaatcagATACCTGATAAATGTCTGTGGACTGATGGCTGAATCCCCATGTGTTGTCTTGGGAAAGTAGTCATACCTCTGGGCTGTTTGTGCTTGGGAACCGGAATGTCTGAGTGTGTGAGAGAGCTGGGAGGTGAGGGGCAAGCGGGGGGTAAGTGGCAGGGGGCAAGGACGACCAGACCTGCAGCTGAAGGGCTAAAGCCAGAAATCAGTGAGCATGTTTGGGTTGACAACATTGTAAcgaggagagaggaaggatgggagaggagagagacataGTGGCCGGGGCGGTGGGGGagaaatggaggcaaagaaaGGAATAGAGACAGGAGATTGAGACAAAAAGACaggatgagaaggaagaagaCGGCAAACAGGGAAATAGAAGGGCTAAGCACTGGAGCATCAGAGTCTCAGAGTAGAAGCTGGAAATGAggaaaacctttctttttttttggccacgatgtgtggcatgtgggatcttagttccctgaccagggatcaaacctgcgtcccctgcagtggaagcgtggggtcttaaccactggaccaccagggaagtcccccaggaaAACTTATTAAGAAATATCTTCAGAGCTATTTAATATCTAAAAAAAGTGCTCTGTGTTAAAAATTAATCTTCCTATCTGTCTCCCCCATCACGctataggtttttattttttttattttttaaaatgtatttattttgcctgtgtcaggtcttagttgcagcacacgggatcttcgttgcagcatgtgggctctttagttgcagcaggcgggctcttagttgcagcatgtgggctcttggttgcggcatgcatgtgggatgtagttccccgaccagggatcgaacctgggccccctgcattgggagtgtggagtcttacccactggaccaccaaggaagccccaagcGATAGGCAGACATTAGGTTTAAGTCATCTTTATATCCTCTGTGCTTAGTATAGTGCCAGACACATGCTAGGTACTCAATCAGTTGGTTGagcaaataaaatatgaagaaaaggcAGGACTTGAAGATAGAAAGGCAGAGACATAGAAGAGAGTGGGTTTGAGCTTAGACTTCAGAGTCATAAGGATGTGCTTtcgaatcccagttctgccatctAACTGCAGGACTTTGAGCAAGACAGCCTTTCCGAGTTTAGAGTTGACCatatagagttgttgtgaggattaaatgtctGCAAAGCTCTTAGCAGATAGCCTGTGTAAGTTCCCAACAATGTTAGCTACTGTTATTACTGTTGTCACAGTTGTTGCAAACAAATAAGCAAGATAGGGGCTGTGATAAATGGACTGCATGAAAAGCCCCCACTTAATGACTCTGCCGTGCCACTTTGTAGTGCCTTTCCACTCTAACTCTGGGTCtggccacgtgacttgctttggctgaTGGGACAATGGTAAACGTGATGCAAGCAGAGGTGCAGGGTGTGAAAAAGACTGCCTGTCTTTGACTCCTCACTTGgaactctgccactgcaggctagCACTGCTGGAAGGATGCCGGAGACGTGCAGAGGACAGCCAAGGTATTCCAGCTGAGGCCATCGTAGATCAGTCATCCCCAACCAACCCACCAACTATTACAGATGTATGAGCGAGCCCAGGGAAGGTCAGCCAGGTCCGTCCCAGATCAGCAAGACCACTCAGCCCTACCCCCCAGActtatgtgaaataataaatacttgctattttaagccactaagtttggagTGACTTGTTACAGCAATAGCTAGCCGATATAGGGGCCTTGGAAGCCCTAGTCCTCTAAAGTTGAAAGGCAGATGAGAGAGGAAGTCATGTCTGCCAGGTTTTATTTGTAGGGTCTGCTGTATTTGTACCAGAGAAAGCTGCAAAAAGTGCTTTGGAGAGTCACAGGGAAGGGATGATAGAAGCAGGTCCCCTCACCAGACCCCACGGGAGCCCTTCAGGTGGAGGGCAGACCTGAGATGcgaggcagctggggacaagtccAGGCAGGCAGCAGCAGGGCTGCGACTAGAAGAGCTGAGGCCAGAGGGGTCGGGTTTGCCCTGGTCGGCCTCCTGCAGGTCTCAGGTCCTGGGGTCATATATCCGCCCCATGAAGACCGGGAACTTGTGCTGCTGGTCCCAGAGCACAAAGAGGAAGGGCTGCTGCACTTCAAAGACCAGCAAACTGCGGGCCACAGAGATAGCGGAGGCCGCAGCCGCCTCCACCCCGCTCTCTGTCAGCTCCAGCACGGACTGATGCTGCATCGCAGAAAGCTGCAGGTCCGGGTCCTCTGTCAGCCCGCACAGGTTGAGGTTGTAGGTAAAGTCAAAGAATTCTAGGGCATAACCAGAGAAAAACAATGAGTCAGAGACCAGCACGATTGTACTAcacggggaatacagccaatgtttcgtagtaactgtaaatggaaagtaacctttaaaaattgtacagaagggacttccctggtggcgcagtggttgagagtccgcctgccgatgcaggggacacgggttcgtgccccggtccgggaagatcccacatgccgcggagcggctgggcccgtgagccatggccgctgagcctgtacgtccggagcctgtgctccgcaacgggagaggccacaacagtgagaggcccgtgtaccacaaaaaaaaaaaaaaaaaaattgtacaaaagggacttccttggtggcgcagtggttaagaatccacctgccaatgcaggggacatgggctcaagccctggtctgggaagaccccacatgctgcagagcaactaagcccgtgtgccacaactactgagaccacacgccacaactactgacgcccgcgcactctagggcccacgcgctgcaactactgagtccgcgtgtctacagcccgtgctccgcaacaagaggagtcactgcaatgagaagcccgcacgctgcaatgaagagtagtcccgcACTCGCTGCAAccaaagaaagcccgcgtgcagcaacgaagacgcaatgcagccaaaaaataaaacataaaattgtataaaaattttaaaagttaaattaaaaaataataatttaaaatattttttaaaatactgcaattaaaaaaaatcccagcacAAAACCCTCAGCTGTTGGAGACGTTTGTCCTGAATTTCCTGGGTTTGTCCCAAGTTCCaattccctctttctcctcctcctccttgttTATCAAATTATAATCGCATTATAATGTGCCTTCCGGTCCAGTTCATGGGATCCTCTAACAGTGGGCCCGTCTTCACTCCAACCACCACTTTCTCTCAAGTGGTGAGAAGCCTTGCCCCCGACCCCCAAAACCCTGAAAAGTGATGCCATTGCTTCCTTATCAACAAGGCCCTTGGAAGTGAGGTAATGTATTGGAAAGAGGACATATGTTCTCAAATGAGGTCACATACAAGGGTGTGATGTCATATACTAGGAAACAAGGTCATCTATTAGGAAGTCAAGTTCTATAACAGAAAATGAAGTGATATATTTGGACATGACATCAAAGATCAGGAAGTGAGGTCTAAGGTTAGGAAACAGAGTATCTGTTGACTCCCCTGAACTCAGAAGCCTCCAGACCCTTTTAGTAGACAGCTTCTTGCATATACTGTGGGGTGGCTGAGTTTTATGACACGTCTCTGAGGGAGGAGCATCCTCTCCCACCTCGGTGACCTGTTCCCAGGGTCTATGTCACAAGGGACTGCAATGGAAACAGGTGGGACGGCTGTAGACCGATATTGGGGCTCCGGCTCACTTCTAACCAGCTTAAGGGACCTTGCGTAAGTCATGCAGactttctgagtctcagcttcctccaCGATTCAGTGGGATAATCAGAGGATTGAGGGGCAACCTGAGATTACGGATGAGAGGGTTCACGGaattcctccacccccagcccaccaTCACAACCTCTTCTCCTCTGACGGCCTAGGATCAGTCCTGCCAGGGCTTACCCAGCAGGTCCTGGTTGCTCTTTACTTTGATGCGAGGCATCATCAGGTGAGTAGGATGGAACTTGGCTGACTCCAGCTTCCTCATGATGGCCTTGAAGACAGGGGGGCTGAGAGCCTGCTCCATGTCTTCAAGACGGTGTTTCAAGGTCTGGGGCACGAGGATCACAAAGCTCAGGTTGTGGGACAGCTGCAGACGGCCCACCTGGAGAGTAAGACAAGCACATTGTCAGTCTTCCTACCCCAGCTCTCTCCTGGCTCCTACCCTCTGTGCCCCGAGGCTGGTCTTCAGTCCGCTGCTACAGTCTGTACTATCTCAACAAGCAGCAGCCATAAGTAGGCTCCCAGGCTTTGCCATGAGATAAGGATGCCAGCTGGGTGAACAGTGCTGGTCTAACCCTGGGCTGGTGAGAGGCAGAGGAATGAGcacgagtttttttttttttttttttgcggtacgcgggcctctcactgctggggcctctcccgttgcggagcacaggctccggacgcgcagtctcagcggccatggctcacgggcccagccgttccgcagcatgtgggatcttcccagaccggggcacgaacccgcgtcccctgcattggcaggcggactctcaaccactgcgccaccagggaagtccgagcaCGAGTTTTGATCACACAGGCTGAGGATCACATCCTGACTCTACTGCTGAGTGACTATGCACTACAGGCAAGCGATCTGATCTCTCTGAGCCCAGTTCCTTTCAAGTATGTTGTGCATAAAGTATATAATGTACCACCACAGTCATCAGGTTCGTCCTTTCAAAGACTTTCGATGGCTTTTCACTGCCTACGAGATTAAGTATAAACTCTCGGTCTGGCATTCAAGATTGGGTACCAGCTGATCCTAGCCTACCTTTTCAGTTAGTTTCACTAGAAGGACTTACAGCTGACGGCCAGATAGAAGCATGAGAGAAATGCAGGACCCACAAGTCCAATACAGGGCTGTTCTCAGCTCAGGGCAAATTTGCCCCCAGTggacatctggcaatgtttgGAGCTGGCAGAAACAGGAGCTCacagtgctactggcatctagtgggtaggagccagggatgctgctaaatccTACAATGCCAGGGACAGCATCTTATGATGAAGAATCATCGaaccccaaatgtcaatagtgccaggACTGAGAAACTAATAGGATATGAGAGATTATTACTGAAATGGCATTATGGTTGAGGTTGAGAGATGGACAAGAATCATCTAGAATGCAGAATTCAACTGGGCAATGAAGAAATTAACTGACAACAATCTATTGTTGGAATTGAAAAAATGGTCCACAAGAAGCAGGTTGTACACTGATTTATCACCTGAAGAGCATGGACATGGGGATACCTGTTGACAGAGGCTCTAGACAGGGTACACTCATCTGGCAGTACACACCCTTCATGTCCTGTGTACAGACCTTGCCTCTGTGACCAAAAAATTACCACACTGTGGTCTTGAATTTTCAAGCCAACAACCTCAGCATACCTGAGTTGGTAAACCTAACCCCCTTCATTGGGTAAATACTCTTTAAATCCCAGGAAAATTTAGAATGAAGTATGGGAATAACAAAATAAGCCAACTCTGTAGTATTAACACCAGGTGATAAGTTCAGAGCAATCTgtgtttgttatttaaaatagcgtttataatttttaagagaatCAGACATGCTGGTTTTATGCTTTTGAACAAAAAGGTGTGGGATAATTTCATTTggtttgagaatgatgttgagaTGTTGACTGAAAGTTGATTTACTCTTCAGATTGAATTTTCAATTCACAAGTGGGCTTTAGGTGCTAGCAAGATATGGCCAAGCAGGGCTGTAATTCTGTTCTGTCAGGTATCTGACATGCTAAAAGCGAAAATCAAGTATATCAAATGTATGAAGTATTTATAAAGTATATACATAAGCTCAAAATGCTCAGGGGAATATTAATTAAccatatttgtaaatgaaacaaaTGGTTTAAAGGAGTTTAATCTGTTCAAAATAGCTTAATTGAAGAACAAATGAAAGTtagtgttttatataaatattatgatTAATAATGTAGCAAATTCAGCTAAAAATTTAAAGGCTTAAGTAAAACTTTGATTTTGAATTTATAACATGAATATATTAAATCAAGTATTTGTTTAAAACCCACGAAACTGTAAggagtgggggtttttttgcatgAAACTCCTTCTTCGCCATTAAAAAACCCTCAcattggggcttctctggtggcgcagtggttgagaatctgcctgccaacgcaggggacacgggttcaagccctggtccgggaagatcccacatgccgcggagcaactaggcccatgagccacaactactgagcctgcgcgtctggagcccgtgctccacaacaagagaggctgcgatagtgagaggcctgcgcaccgcgatgaagagcggcccctgcttgccgcaacgagagaaagccctcgcacagaaacgaagacccaacacagccaaaataaataaattaattaaaaaaaactctcacaTTGATATTCTCCCCTATATACTCTGAGTTAGAGTGATGCCCTGAACCGGCCGTGTATATTCACTCTTCTCTGCCTTATGCACGTATTCTGGTTCTGTTAAATAGCTGGGAGTGTTCAAAGCCATTGGATAGGGACGGATGGATGGAAGGGTGGAAAAGTGCATGAACGGTTAAGAGTGGTCAAAAGTACCCACCTCTGTGACGTCTTCCTAGCCATTCATACTAAGGGAATTGCTCCCTTTCGCATCTTCcattgaattcattcatttattccgcAGACATAATGAGCACTTATTATATGTGGTATTGTTCTAGGCCCTCAGATATAGTAGGCAAAAAAAGAGGTAAGGTCTCTGATCCCAAGGAAAGAGACTATCTCAGGGAGATAGATAATACTGCAATCAAATAAGCAAGTAAACAACATAATTCAGATAGTGATAAGTACCATGGATATAATAAAacaggatgggcttccctggtggcgcagcggttgagggtccacctgccgatgcaggggacacgggttcgtgccccggtctgggaagatcccacatgccgtggagcggctgggcccgtgagccatggccgctgagcctacgcatccggagcctgtgctccgcaacgggagaggccacagcagtgagaggcccgcgtaccacaaaaaaaattttaaaaaacaaaaacaaaaacaggatgaTGTTACAGGGTGAGGAAGAGGTACTTTAAGGAGGGGGAAGGCGTCTCCACAAAGGTGGCCTTTTAGCTGATGCCAGATGAGCAGAAGGAACAAGTTATGTGAAAAGCTGAGTGAAGAgcgtccaggcagagggaaaagctaGGGAAAGCTCCCGAGGTGGAAACAAGCCTGGCATGTTCCAGAACAGATCCTCTATTTCTCAGACTGGTACCAAGCCACTGGGTATCTCCCATTCTTTGCTGTCTCATAGTTCTGTGTCTTGCTGTCCTAACAAGGCAGAAATATCTGGTCATCGGGCATGAGAGAGTTTACTAACTAGAATCTTCTGGGCTCCatgttctctcttccctccctcctcatccACTGAAATCATACTGTTCAATTTCTGCTAAGGAACTTAAGCCAtttaacacatgcacacacatgcacttaCCACATACATGAATGCATGGATATACCTAGACATGTGTACACATACAGATGCATGCcgtacacacgtacacacacagagGACTTACTAAGCCAGCAGGGCCTACTGGTGGGTAGactggaaagagaaacagaggcacagaataGAAACAGGACTCACTTTCTGTCATTCAATGCAGCAGAGATGCATGAAGAAATTTTAGAATCCTGCTTTCCAACCTCAAATATATAATGCCTGCCTCGGCCAAGGCtggagagggggagaaggagaaaagatagGGTGGAAATAGAGTCAGAAGCAGTTGAAATGATGAATTAAGGGTAAGGCTATGCCCCACACCGATGGAGCCACAGCAGGAAAGTCAGGATACACAAGAGGCTCTGAAACAGGAGTGCGAAGGGCCGAGAACTCACCTTGGCCTTCAAAGTCGGGTCTGTGAAATGGGCCACAGGGTACTTCTTGCTGTTCATCATGGGCACTTTTATCACAGAGGATCTGCTGTAAAAGCCCTTCATATTTGTTCTGCTGTGGTTAAATGTTGTCTTCCACTTGGCTAGAGGGAAGAGTGGGGGAAGGGTTACTCTAATGCAGGTGGGGAGAGGATGAAGCGGAGTTAAAGGTTCTGTTGGCAAGGGGTGGGGTAGGTACCATGGGATCCAGTCGTGGAACTTGGGGTCGAGTGGGTTTTAAGCCAGGAGGAGAAGGTGGAACTCAGGACGGGAAGACACCCTGGTCCAGGGCCCCCTTACCCCTCAGGTAGATAGCGTTGAGAAGGACCAGGCGGAAGTCATCGGGCAGGCTGTCCAGCAGTTGCCTGATCTTGTGGTTGGTCTCCTCGGCCACCCAGGCGTTGATGAGCTCCAAGTTGACTTTACTGTCATTTGCCAGGGCTTTGGGGCTGTTGCCATACAGGCTCCGAGAGGCATTCGCAAAGGTGTCCCTTATAGCCAGGTCTGGCCCCGGAAGCAGGTTGAGAGAGGGAGGCATGAGATCCCGGAACACTCTCTCCCCTTTCAAGAGCAGGCTTGGAGAGGGGGCTTGTTTCCCATCACTCTTTCTGCTCCAATGGACATACTATGTCGGAGCAGGGGTCCAGCCCAGTCCTCTTACTGATGTGCTCAGTGAGACCCAGAGAAGGCAAATCCTGAGCTAAGAGCCGAAGAACTCATCCCAGGCTTTCACTGCCTCTATCTGCCATGGGACCACGGCTTGGCAAGGTAACTCTTTGAGATCTTAACTTCCATTTGCCtgtattttccctcttttcttcccttaattCAACAGGGAACAGACTCTGCTTTTCAGCCTCACTGGAAGGTGTGTGACAAGACTTCCTGGGTTTTGCTCTTCAAAGCCCAGGTCcaccaaagaaaaaaagtgtttgaaagagaaatttttcCTGGACTAAATAGATAATATTGAATGCAGCTGTATTTTCCACCAACCTAGCAAGACAGAGGATACATCTGATTTATAGCAAATAAGTAAATGCAACATTTCTT encodes:
- the SERPING1 gene encoding plasma protease C1 inhibitor yields the protein MASRLTPLTLLLLLLAGDRASSNLIGISPVDPESLQGGESEGDIPKGDIPNNVSIKDTEGSSTLLKTNLTIETVNTTQPFNQSTTQPIQPTTQATTKSFCPAPVTSCSDLESHSAEAVLGEALTDFSLNLYHTFSVMKKEETNIVFSPFSIASLLTQVLLGARGETKESLERLLSYPEDFTCVHQALKASRSKGFTTVSQIFHSPDLAIRDTFANASRSLYGNSPKALANDSKVNLELINAWVAEETNHKIRQLLDSLPDDFRLVLLNAIYLRAKWKTTFNHSRTNMKGFYSRSSVIKVPMMNSKKYPVAHFTDPTLKAKVGRLQLSHNLSFVILVPQTLKHRLEDMEQALSPPVFKAIMRKLESAKFHPTHLMMPRIKVKSNQDLLEFFDFTYNLNLCGLTEDPDLQLSAMQHQSVLELTESGVEAAAASAISVARSLLVFEVQQPFLFVLWDQQHKFPVFMGRIYDPRT